One window from the genome of Nicotiana sylvestris chromosome 9, ASM39365v2, whole genome shotgun sequence encodes:
- the LOC138878735 gene encoding uncharacterized protein has protein sequence MYEKLIDVIDKPAKEVPYEDDDDATKIYQKYLEECLTTKCIILASMNSELQRKHQDMDPTAIIEHLKKMFGTQSMTARYQLSKALFGSKLTGNSPIGPYVNHMIDLIEELEKLGCKLGKELSQDLILQSLSESFSQFVINFNMNKMDCDLHEMLNMLIDYENQLASEKKKGIVMLVGNSSKKKSKGKSKPKKRPTAPKGGVTKPKGKESKADQSDAGFQISRKLKKGEINL, from the exons atgtATGAAAAGCTtattgatgtgatcgataagcctgcCAAGGAAGTCCCatatgaggatgatgatgatgctaCCAAGATTTATCAGAAATACTTGGAAGAATGTCTTACTACCAAATGcatcattctcgcttctatgaATTCTGAACTACAGAGGAAACATCAGGATATGGATCCAACTGCAATCATTGAACATCTTAAGAAGATGTTTGGTACACAAAGCATGACAGCTAGATACCAGTTATCTAAGGCTTTATTTGGATCCAAATTGACTGGAAACTCTCCAATTGGACCCTATGTCAATCATATGATTGATCTCATTGAAGAACTTGAGAAGTTGGGGTGCAAACTGGGTAAAGAGCTTTCTCaagatttgatcttgcagtcaCTATCAGAATCCTTTTCACAATTTGTTATTAATTTCAATATGAATAAAATGGATTGTGATCTTCATGAGATGCTTAACATGCTGATTGATTATGAGAATCAACTTGCATCTGAGAAGAAGAAAGGAATTGTCATGTTGGTTGGAAATTCTTCTAAGAAGAAGAGTAAGGGTAAAAGTAAACCCAAGAAAAGGCCTACTGCGCCCAAGGGTGGTGTGACCAAACCCAAAGGCAAAGAAAGCAAAGCTGACCAATCTGATGCT GGGTTCCAGATAAGTAGAAAGTTGAAGAAAGGAGAAATTAATCTATaa